The following are from one region of the Centroberyx gerrardi isolate f3 chromosome 16, fCenGer3.hap1.cur.20231027, whole genome shotgun sequence genome:
- the fhdc2 gene encoding uncharacterized protein fhdc2, protein MLINLTVAVKESRAFHGTLPARPPGAPVVVEVTAMETLPVLVASPLPPLAPPPPPPPPPPPPPPPPPPPPSSASPFSRMDSARRSRLRKLNWERIPKEKVEGRKSVWSGAATGEDEFPIDLHSLDELFGQKDSKPQGRGSTLRRRSVLLRCRSPQDSTTEQISLLDSKRSMNIGIFLRQFKMPAKEIVEDIRQGAGERYGAEKLAELCKLLPDNEEESRLRRFNGERSWLGEPDLFLLLLVEVPSFRLRLDAMILQQEFDPAVTSLCVAARCLREAARELLSCPELHSILRLVLKAGNYMNAGGYAGNAAGFRISSLLKLADTKANKPGMNLLHFVAMEAVKKDQSLLSFPSQLGHVGSASRLCEESVLEDLSKLQSRVVALKVNIQTEAEIQQQTQPFLEVAEERLKEAEDEVEGMRMSSQALVEFFCEDDSTFKLEEACRVFQSFCHRFQKAVQENAERELKEQKRLERAREMGEKRRSLAVCTGLELGLSLAREPHCQENQDDLERLLEKNLSHTWSRRSLRSSEPRRHSQHLQNYTTHLQNTSTFKAFPELGSSPTSASYHHNNSSDHETTTVLCSSPETDRTASPSEQGIALGRESRAQPSQYQAANQTMEAVQVSHIATFSHSEHGLAFKVTQQRPDTISYVPQSQYDFTTTQTCGLKKEVTQIPHEHMASMTTESSSSSCTNSAAVTATAALRVKSQNSTRKHRFGLPVTDSNRLLQTKSNDSSVNESAPNPVHTTGIHSHSDTRARTLTYQPSESQSVSSIDAPDSFQSQPQEREVTSGSTITSSAVHLMHLPEGGLTKQADTEAASTPVEENWMPSSLPDLSHPRAEEYSDLPNPEREMARSYSRVGETLECHTLVKGLRSYDALSPPTSPLPRPAPSLCSKWRKEREVDLREGTSPGSPTPKEETRTMKTPVRSGVGTKRGLVSRAGPSNSTGIPRVRSKTEPSSGLPAPTDQPTPPRPTRLSAPRSISMRSSPITRPASIQAEVKRSNSARERAQTGSEPQTPGKPNLTRRTSDRSLPEKVSGSTQTAFIRGTPLRVSKRLAPNSETPSQPRAAHSPSSATAKTIRTAVISAARSKTAKTTSTNAPAASSKIPAATRIPGPKMPRPTTAPPPLWR, encoded by the exons ATGCTCATCAACCTGACAGTGGCCGTCAAGGAGTCCCGTGCCTTTCATGGAACACTGCCTGCCCGCCCCCCCGGTGCCCCTGTTGTCGTGGAAGTGACAGCCATGGAGACGCTCCCCGTCCTGGTCGCCTCTCCACTGCCTCCCCTCGCacctccgcctccccctccaccaccaccacctccacctcctcctcctcctcccccacctccgTCCTCCGCCTCCCCTTTTAGCCGCATGGACAGCGCCCGCAGGAGCCGGCTGAGGAAGCTGAACTGGGAGCGCATCCCCAAAGAgaaggtggaggggaggaagagcgTGTGGAGCGGGGCGGCCACGGGCGAGGACGAGTTCCCCATAGACCTCCATTCTCTGGATGAGCTGTTTGGGCAGAAGGACAGTAAGCCTCAGGGCAGAGGCAGCACCCTGAGGCGCCGGTCTGTTCTGCTGCGCTGCAGGTCTCCGCAGGACAGCACAACGGAGCAG ATTTCCCTATTGGACTCCAAGCGCAGTATGAACATTGGAATATTTCTACGTCAGTTCAAGAT GCCTGCTAAAGAGATAGTGGAAGATATCAGGCAGGGTGCTGGCGAGCGCTACGGAGCGGAGAAGCTAGCGGAGCTCTGCAAATTGCTGCCCGACAACGAGGAG GAGTCCCGCCTGAGGAGGTTCAATGGGGAGCGGAGCTGGCTTGGAGAGCCCGAcctcttcctgctgctgctagTGGAAGTCCCCAG TTTTCGGCTGCGTCTGGATGCCATGATCCTGCAGCAAGAGTTTGACCCTGCTGTGACCTCTCTGTGTGTGGCAGCCAGATGTCTGAGGGAGGCGGCCAGAG AACTGCTGAGCTGTCCTGAATTGCACTCCATCCTTCGTTTGGTGCTGAAAGCAGGGAACTATATGAATGCT GGTGGATATGCAGGGAATGCTGCTGGTTTCCGAATTTCATCACTACTCAAACTGGCCGACACCAAAGCCAACAAGCCGGGCATGAATCTACTGCATTTTGTTGCTATG GAAGCTGTGAAAAAGGACCAGAGTTTGCTGTCATTTCCCAGCCAACTAGGCCATGTTGGCTCCGCCTCCAG GTTGTGTGAGGAGTCTGTATTGGAGGACTTATCGAAGTTACAAAGCAGAGTGGTGGCCCTCAAGGTCAACATCCAGACTGAGGCAGAGATTCAACAGCAGACACAGCCTTTCCTGGAG GTGGCTGAGGAGCGCCTGAAGGAGGCGGAGGATGAGGTGGAAGGCATGAGGATGTCTAGTCAGGCTCTGGTGGAGTTCTTCTGTGAAGACGACAGCACCTTCAAACTAGAGGAGGCTTGTAGGGTCTTCCAGTCATTTTGCCATCGCTTCCAAAAAGCTGTCCAG GAAAATGCAGAGCGGGAGCTGAAGGAACAGAAACGGCTTGAGCGTGCACGTGAGATGGGGGAAAAGCGTCGCTCTTTGGCTGTTTGTACGGGGCTGGAGCTGGGCCTGAGCCTTGCCAGAGAGCCCCACTGTCAGGAGAACCAGGATGACCTGGAGAGACTCCTAGAGAAGAACTTGAGCCACACTTGGAGCCGACGCAGCCTGAGGAGCTCTGAACCCCGCAGACACTCCCAGCACCTCCAAAACTACACCACCCACCTCCAGAACACATCCACCTTCAAGGCCTTCCCAGAGCTGGGCAGCAGTCCAACTTCAGCCAGTTACCACCATAACAATTCTTCTGACCACGAGACCACCACTGTGCTTTGTAGTTCCCCAGAGACTGACCGCACAGCCTCCCCCAGTGAGCAGGGAATAGCTCTGGGTAGGGAGAGCAGGGCCCAGCCCAGCCAATACCAAGCAGCCAACCAGACCATGGAAGCAGTTCAGGTCTCACACATTGCTACGTTTAGCCATTCTGAGCATGGACTTGCCTTCAAGGTCACGCAACAAAGACCTGACACCATTTCTTATGTGCCGCAAAGCCAATATGACTTCACTACAACACAAACATGTGGACTTAAAAAAGAAGTAACTCAAATTCCACATGAACATATGGCTTCAATGACCACTGAATCTTCATCCAGCTCCTGTACAAACTCTGCTGCTGTAACCGCTACTGCTGCCCTCCGTGTTAAAAGCCAGAACTCAACTCGTAAACACAGGTTTGGCCTGCCAGTGACAGACAGTAATCGCCTTCTTCAGACCAAGTCTAACGACTCTTCAGTTAATGAGTCGGCACCAAACCCTGTTCATACTACTGGAATACACTCTCATAGTGACACCAGGGCCAGGACTTTAACGTACCAGCCTTCTGAGAGCCAATCAGTATCATCCATAGATGCTCCAGATAGCTTCCAATCACaaccacaggagagagaggtaacAAGCGGGTCTACCATTACATCTAGTGCTGTCCATTTGATGCATTTGCCTGAAGGAGGGCTAACaaaacaggcagacacagaaGCGGCCTCCACACCTGTGGAAGAGAACTGGATGCCCTCCAGTCTACCAGATCTTAGCCATCCACGGGCAGAGGAGTACTCAGACCTGCCAAATCCTGAGAGGGAAATGGCAAGGTCATACTCTCGTGTGGGCGAGACACTGGAGTGTCACACTCTGGTGAAAGGCCTCCGATCCTATGACGCCCTGTCACCCCCAACCTCCCCACTCCCAAGACCCGCACCGAGCCTCTGTTCCaagtggaggaaagagagggaggttgACCTTCGGGAGGGGACATCTCCAGGGTCGCCAACACCAAAGGAGGAGACCCGAACCATGAAGACCCCTGTGCGTAGTGGAGTTGGCACCAAGAGGGGACTTGTGTCACGCGCAGGACCTTCCAATAGCACAGGTATTCCCAGGGTGCGCTCCAAAACTGAACCTTCAAGCGGACTCCCAGCCCCTACAGACCAACCCACTCCTCCTCGCCCCACTCGCCTGTCTGCTCCTCGCAGCATATCCATGCGCTCGTCTCCTATCACACGGCCCGCCAGCATTCAGGCAGAGGTGAAACGAAGTAATAGTGCAAGGGAGAGGGCACAGACTGGAAGTGAGCCACAGACTCCGGGAAAACCCAACCTGACCCGAAGGACCTCAGACAGATCTCTCCCAGAGAAAGTCTCAGGCAGCACCCAGACAGCCTTCATTAGAGGCACCCCTCTCCGTGTGTCTAAACGACTTGCCCCGAACTCTGAGACTCCCTCCCAGCCTCGCGCTGCCCACAGCCCATCCTCTGCCACAGCCAAGACCATCCGCACAGCTGTCATATCTGCAGCCCGAAGCAAAACTGCCAAGACGACAAGCACAAATGCCCCGGCCGCTAGCTCTAAAATCCCTGCAGCTACGCGCATTCCTGGTCCCAAAATGCCTCGCCCCACTACAGCTCCACCACCACTGTGGAGGTGA
- the rhogd gene encoding ras homolog gene family, member Gd codes for MQTIKCVVVGDGAVGKTCLLISYTTNAFPEEYIPTVFDNYSAQMSVDGRTVSLNLWDTAGQEEYDRLRTLSYPQTNVFIICFSIGSPSSHANVRHKWHPEVSHHCPNVPILLVGTKRDLRGDAETVKKLKEQGLAPTTQQQGNALAKQIGAVKYMECSALLQEGVREVFAEAVRAVLYPVTKKNTKKCVLL; via the coding sequence ATGCAGACCATAaagtgtgtggtggtgggtgaCGGGGCAGTGGGTAAAACCTGCCTGCTCATCTCCTATACCACCAATGCCTTCCCTGAGGAGTACATTCCCACCGTGTTCGACAACTACAGTGCCCAGATGAGTGTGGATGGACGCACTGTCAGCCTCAACCTGTGGGACACGGCCGGCCAGGAGGAGTATGACCGCCTGCGCACCCTCTCCTACCCCCAGACCAATGTCTTCATCATCTGCTTTTCCATTGGCAGCCCCTCCTCCCACGCCAACGTCAGGCACAAGTGGCACCCCGAGGTGTCCCACCACTGCCCCAACGTGCCCATCCTACTGGTGGGCACCAAGAGGGACCTGAGGGGCGACGCAGAGACGGTGAAGAAGCTGAAGGAGCAGGGCCTGGCTCCTACCACCCAGCAGCAGGGCAACGCCCTCGCCAAGCAGATCGGGGCTGTCAAGTACATGGAGTGTTCTGCTCTTCTGCAGGAAGGCGTCAGAGAGGTGTTTGCTGAAGCCGTGAGGGCAGTGTTGTACCCGGTCACGAAAAAGAACACCAAGAAGTGTGTGCTGTTGTAA